A window of Mangifera indica cultivar Alphonso chromosome 11, CATAS_Mindica_2.1, whole genome shotgun sequence contains these coding sequences:
- the LOC123228819 gene encoding phospholipase SGR2 isoform X4, translating into MRDLEEETSPDLLKNTPSNIARLEDVIENSKGRQKYLAQTRSPSDGGDVRWYFCKVPLLPNEPAASLPRTEIVGKNEYFRFGMRDSLAIEASFLQREEELLSSWWKEYAECSEGPKEQPSSSMKLEKQPSLTSSEITLSAQLYEEEERVGVPVKGGLYEVDLAKRHCFPVYWNGDNRRVLRGHWFARKGGLDWLPLREDVAEQLEIAYCSKVWRRRRFQPSGLFAARVDLQGSTPGLHALFTGEDDTWESWLNVDASGFSGIISFSGNGIKLRRGYSHSQAKKPSQEELRQQKEEEIDDYCSQVPVKHLVFMVHGIGQRLEKSNLVDDVGNFRHITASLAEQHLTPHQRGTQRVLFIPCQWRKGLKLSGETTVEKITLDGVRGLRVTLSATVHDVLYYMSPIYCQDIINSVSNQLNRLYLKFLKRNPGYDGKVSIYGHSLGSVLSYDILCHQDNLSSPFPMDWMYKEHKDAIEESSHAMNNQTSIGDSLTNLKGTSSAEMIETVDKVGSADEDRMSVQSTLLEHEEAPGEDFSAPVDTVMLGTAKAMEQTAKEDVHEFIQSSSDIVSSDNGGFNEANHMNGAGLDGFLEKAAEEGSKDTCDNDNNTIDLLEKEIDCLKAKIAELESRNQGRDTKEVLLIEPKQPISEKLKTVPDDEPKNYTPYIKYKKLEFKVDTFFAVGSPLGVFLCLRNIRIGIGKGQDYWDEENISEEMPACRQMFNIFHPYDPVAYRVEPLVCKEFFPLRPVIIPYHRGGKRLHIGIQEFTEDLATRSQAIVDQFNSVRAKVLTVCQSRNADALEEAENAEEKEERTYGVMMMERLTGSAEGRIDHMLQKLLEGS; encoded by the exons ATGCGGGATTTGGAGGAGGAAACGAGTCCTGATTTGCTGAAGAACACGCCCTCCAATATTGCAAGATTGGAGGATGTGATTGAGAATTCGAAAGGAAGGCAGAAGTATTTGGCTCAGACTCGGAGTCCCTCTGATGGCGGTGATGTGCGGTGGTACTTTTGTAAAGTCCCTTTGCTTCCCAATG AGCCAGCTGCTTCACTCCCACGAACTGAGATAGTGGGAAAGAATGAGTACTTTCGTTTTGGCATGAGAGATTCTCTTGCTATAGAGGCATCTTTCTTGCAG AGAGAGGAAGAATTGCTCTCTAGTTGGTGGAAAGAGTATGCAGAATGTAGTGAAGGTCCTAAGGAGCAACCTAGTTCTAGTATGAAGTTGGAAAAGCAACCAAGTCTTACTTCCTCAGAAATTACTCTATCAGCCCAGctatatgaagaagaagaaagggttGGAGTTCCTGTAAAGGGAGGACTTTATGAG GTAGATTTGGCTAAGAGACATTGTTTCCCTGTTTATTGGAATGGAGACAATCGTCGTGTTCTTAGAGGTCATTGGTTTGCTCGTAAAGGGGGCCTTGATTGGCTTCCACTTCGTGAAGATGTTGCTGAACAGTTAGAGATTGCTTACTGTAGTAAG GTTTGGCGCCGGAGAAGATTTCAACCTTCTGGACTATTTGCTGCTCGAGTTGATTTGCAAGGCTCTACCCCA GGACTTCATGCACTTTTTACTGGTGAGGATGATACCTGGGAGTCTTGGCTCAATGTTGATGCTTCTGGTTTTTCTGGCATCATTAGTTTCAGTGGAAATGGAATTAAGTTAAGGCGTGGTTATTCCCATTCCCAGGCCAAAAAACCAAGCCAG GAGGAATTGCGTCAACAGAAAGAAGAGGAAATAGATGATTATTGTTCTCAG GTTCCAGTTAAGCACCTTGTCTTTATGGTACATGGTATTGGACAAAGGTTGGAGAAATCTAATTTGGTCGATGATGTTGGCAACTTTCGCCACATTACAGCAAGTCTTGCTGAACAACACCTTACTCCACATCAACGAGGCACTCAGAGAGTTCTTTTTATCCCATGCCAG TGGAGAAAAGGTTTGAAGCTCAGTGGTGAAACAACAGTTGAAAAGATTACTTTGGATGGTGTGCGGGGTTTGCGTGTCACGCTTAGTGCAACAGTTCATGATGTTTTATACTACATGAGCCCTATCTATTGTCAGGATATTATCAACTCG gtttcaaatcaattaaatcgGTTATATCTGAAATTTCTTAAACGAAATCCTGGTTATGATGGAAAG GTTTCCATATATGGCCATTCCTTGGGAAGTGTCCTCTCGTATGACATCCTCTGCCATCAAGATAATCTATCATCCCCGTTTCCAATGGATTGGATGTACAAGGAACACAAAGATGCCATCGAGGAATCTTCACATGCAATGAACAATCAAACTTCTATTGGTGACTCTTTGACCAATTTGAAGGGTACAAGCTCCGCTGAGATGATTGAAACTGTGGATAAGGTAGGGTCTGCTGATGAGGACAGGATGAGTGTGCAATCAACTCTACTGGAACATGAGGAAGCACCTGGTGAAGATTTTTCCGCCCCTGTGGATACTGTCATGTTGGGTACAGCAAAAGCTATGGAGCAAACAGCTAAAGAAGATGTTCATGAATTTATTCAAAGTTCTAGTGACATAGTTTCTTCAGATAATGGTGGCTTCAATGAAGCTAACCACATGAATGGTGCTGGCTTGGATGGCTTTCTGGAGAAAGCGGCTGAGGAAGGGAGCAAAGATACTTGTGATAATGACAACAACACAATTGATCTTCTGGAGAAAGAG aTTGATTGTCTGAAAGCCAAAATTGCAGAATTGGAATCACGGAATCAAGGTAGAG ATACCAAGGAGGTACTTCTAATTGAGCCAAAGCAACCCATATCTGAGAAGCTTAAAACTGTGCCAGATGATGAGCCAAAGAATTATACCCCTTATATAAAGTACAAAAAGCTTGAATTCAAG GTTGACACATTTTTTGCTGTTGGATCACCTCTTGGTGTCTTTCTTTGCCTCCGTAATATCCGTATTGGAATTG GAAAAGGACAAGATTATTGGGATGAAGAAAATATAAGCGAAGAGATGCCAGCATGTCGTCAGATGTTCAACATTTTTCACCCATACGATCCTGTAGCATATAG AGTAGAACCACTTGTTTGTAAAGAATTCTTCCCCTTACGCCCAGTTATTATCCCTTACCATAGAGGTGGAAAGAGACTGCATATTGGAATTCAG GAATTTACAGAAGATTTAGCTACTCGATCTCAGGCAATAGTGGATCAGTTCAACTCTGTAAGG GCTAAAGTACTTACAGTTTGTCAATCCAGAAATGCAGATGCCCTTGAAG AGGCTGAAAATGccgaagagaaagaagaaaggacCTATGGTGTTATGATGATGGAGAGGTTAACTGGAAGTGCTGAAGGACGGATAGATCACATGCTTCAG
- the LOC123228819 gene encoding phospholipase SGR2 isoform X1: protein MRDLEEETSPDLLKNTPSNIARLEDVIENSKGRQKYLAQTRSPSDGGDVRWYFCKVPLLPNEPAASLPRTEIVGKNEYFRFGMRDSLAIEASFLQREEELLSSWWKEYAECSEGPKEQPSSSMKLEKQPSLTSSEITLSAQLYEEEERVGVPVKGGLYEVDLAKRHCFPVYWNGDNRRVLRGHWFARKGGLDWLPLREDVAEQLEIAYCSKVWRRRRFQPSGLFAARVDLQGSTPGLHALFTGEDDTWESWLNVDASGFSGIISFSGNGIKLRRGYSHSQAKKPSQEELRQQKEEEIDDYCSQVPVKHLVFMVHGIGQRLEKSNLVDDVGNFRHITASLAEQHLTPHQRGTQRVLFIPCQWRKGLKLSGETTVEKITLDGVRGLRVTLSATVHDVLYYMSPIYCQDIINSVSNQLNRLYLKFLKRNPGYDGKVSIYGHSLGSVLSYDILCHQDNLSSPFPMDWMYKEHKDAIEESSHAMNNQTSIGDSLTNLKGTSSAEMIETVDKVGSADEDRMSVQSTLLEHEEAPGEDFSAPVDTVMLGTAKAMEQTAKEDVHEFIQSSSDIVSSDNGGFNEANHMNGAGLDGFLEKAAEEGSKDTCDNDNNTIDLLEKEIDCLKAKIAELESRNQGRDTKEVLLIEPKQPISEKLKTVPDDEPKNYTPYIKYKKLEFKVDTFFAVGSPLGVFLCLRNIRIGIGKGQDYWDEENISEEMPACRQMFNIFHPYDPVAYRVEPLVCKEFFPLRPVIIPYHRGGKRLHIGIQEFTEDLATRSQAIVDQFNSVRAKVLTVCQSRNADALEEAENAEEKEERTYGVMMMERLTGSAEGRIDHMLQDKTFEHPYLQAIGSHTNYWRDHDTALFILKHLYRDIPEDPNSSTSSGEGNSKSETASTGWSDQRQTAEEELPLTFSDRMMVRNFSRKAKKFMKKH, encoded by the exons ATGCGGGATTTGGAGGAGGAAACGAGTCCTGATTTGCTGAAGAACACGCCCTCCAATATTGCAAGATTGGAGGATGTGATTGAGAATTCGAAAGGAAGGCAGAAGTATTTGGCTCAGACTCGGAGTCCCTCTGATGGCGGTGATGTGCGGTGGTACTTTTGTAAAGTCCCTTTGCTTCCCAATG AGCCAGCTGCTTCACTCCCACGAACTGAGATAGTGGGAAAGAATGAGTACTTTCGTTTTGGCATGAGAGATTCTCTTGCTATAGAGGCATCTTTCTTGCAG AGAGAGGAAGAATTGCTCTCTAGTTGGTGGAAAGAGTATGCAGAATGTAGTGAAGGTCCTAAGGAGCAACCTAGTTCTAGTATGAAGTTGGAAAAGCAACCAAGTCTTACTTCCTCAGAAATTACTCTATCAGCCCAGctatatgaagaagaagaaagggttGGAGTTCCTGTAAAGGGAGGACTTTATGAG GTAGATTTGGCTAAGAGACATTGTTTCCCTGTTTATTGGAATGGAGACAATCGTCGTGTTCTTAGAGGTCATTGGTTTGCTCGTAAAGGGGGCCTTGATTGGCTTCCACTTCGTGAAGATGTTGCTGAACAGTTAGAGATTGCTTACTGTAGTAAG GTTTGGCGCCGGAGAAGATTTCAACCTTCTGGACTATTTGCTGCTCGAGTTGATTTGCAAGGCTCTACCCCA GGACTTCATGCACTTTTTACTGGTGAGGATGATACCTGGGAGTCTTGGCTCAATGTTGATGCTTCTGGTTTTTCTGGCATCATTAGTTTCAGTGGAAATGGAATTAAGTTAAGGCGTGGTTATTCCCATTCCCAGGCCAAAAAACCAAGCCAG GAGGAATTGCGTCAACAGAAAGAAGAGGAAATAGATGATTATTGTTCTCAG GTTCCAGTTAAGCACCTTGTCTTTATGGTACATGGTATTGGACAAAGGTTGGAGAAATCTAATTTGGTCGATGATGTTGGCAACTTTCGCCACATTACAGCAAGTCTTGCTGAACAACACCTTACTCCACATCAACGAGGCACTCAGAGAGTTCTTTTTATCCCATGCCAG TGGAGAAAAGGTTTGAAGCTCAGTGGTGAAACAACAGTTGAAAAGATTACTTTGGATGGTGTGCGGGGTTTGCGTGTCACGCTTAGTGCAACAGTTCATGATGTTTTATACTACATGAGCCCTATCTATTGTCAGGATATTATCAACTCG gtttcaaatcaattaaatcgGTTATATCTGAAATTTCTTAAACGAAATCCTGGTTATGATGGAAAG GTTTCCATATATGGCCATTCCTTGGGAAGTGTCCTCTCGTATGACATCCTCTGCCATCAAGATAATCTATCATCCCCGTTTCCAATGGATTGGATGTACAAGGAACACAAAGATGCCATCGAGGAATCTTCACATGCAATGAACAATCAAACTTCTATTGGTGACTCTTTGACCAATTTGAAGGGTACAAGCTCCGCTGAGATGATTGAAACTGTGGATAAGGTAGGGTCTGCTGATGAGGACAGGATGAGTGTGCAATCAACTCTACTGGAACATGAGGAAGCACCTGGTGAAGATTTTTCCGCCCCTGTGGATACTGTCATGTTGGGTACAGCAAAAGCTATGGAGCAAACAGCTAAAGAAGATGTTCATGAATTTATTCAAAGTTCTAGTGACATAGTTTCTTCAGATAATGGTGGCTTCAATGAAGCTAACCACATGAATGGTGCTGGCTTGGATGGCTTTCTGGAGAAAGCGGCTGAGGAAGGGAGCAAAGATACTTGTGATAATGACAACAACACAATTGATCTTCTGGAGAAAGAG aTTGATTGTCTGAAAGCCAAAATTGCAGAATTGGAATCACGGAATCAAGGTAGAG ATACCAAGGAGGTACTTCTAATTGAGCCAAAGCAACCCATATCTGAGAAGCTTAAAACTGTGCCAGATGATGAGCCAAAGAATTATACCCCTTATATAAAGTACAAAAAGCTTGAATTCAAG GTTGACACATTTTTTGCTGTTGGATCACCTCTTGGTGTCTTTCTTTGCCTCCGTAATATCCGTATTGGAATTG GAAAAGGACAAGATTATTGGGATGAAGAAAATATAAGCGAAGAGATGCCAGCATGTCGTCAGATGTTCAACATTTTTCACCCATACGATCCTGTAGCATATAG AGTAGAACCACTTGTTTGTAAAGAATTCTTCCCCTTACGCCCAGTTATTATCCCTTACCATAGAGGTGGAAAGAGACTGCATATTGGAATTCAG GAATTTACAGAAGATTTAGCTACTCGATCTCAGGCAATAGTGGATCAGTTCAACTCTGTAAGG GCTAAAGTACTTACAGTTTGTCAATCCAGAAATGCAGATGCCCTTGAAG AGGCTGAAAATGccgaagagaaagaagaaaggacCTATGGTGTTATGATGATGGAGAGGTTAACTGGAAGTGCTGAAGGACGGATAGATCACATGCTTCAG GATAAAACCTTTGAACACCCTTATTTACAAGCTATTGGATCCCATAC
- the LOC123228819 gene encoding phospholipase SGR2 isoform X2, whose amino-acid sequence MRDLEEETSPDLLKNTPSNIARLEDVIENSKGRQKYLAQTRSPSDGGDVRWYFCKVPLLPNEPAASLPRTEIVGKNEYFRFGMRDSLAIEASFLQREEELLSSWWKEYAECSEGPKEQPSSSMKLEKQPSLTSSEITLSAQLYEEEERVGVPVKGGLYEVDLAKRHCFPVYWNGDNRRVLRGHWFARKGGLDWLPLREDVAEQLEIAYCSKVWRRRRFQPSGLFAARVDLQGSTPGLHALFTGEDDTWESWLNVDASGFSGIISFSGNGIKLRRGYSHSQAKKPSQEELRQQKEEEIDDYCSQVPVKHLVFMVHGIGQRLEKSNLVDDVGNFRHITASLAEQHLTPHQRGTQRVLFIPCQWRKGLKLSGETTVEKITLDGVRGLRVTLSATVHDVLYYMSPIYCQDIINSVSNQLNRLYLKFLKRNPGYDGKVSIYGHSLGSVLSYDILCHQDNLSSPFPMDWMYKEHKDAIEESSHAMNNQTSIGDSLTNLKGTSSAEMIETVDKVGSADEDRMSVQSTLLEHEEAPGEDFSAPVDTVMLGTAKAMEQTAKEDVHEFIQSSSDIVSSDNGGFNEANHMNGAGLDGFLEKAAEEGSKDTCDNDNNTIDLLEKEIDCLKAKIAELESRNQDTKEVLLIEPKQPISEKLKTVPDDEPKNYTPYIKYKKLEFKVDTFFAVGSPLGVFLCLRNIRIGIGKGQDYWDEENISEEMPACRQMFNIFHPYDPVAYRVEPLVCKEFFPLRPVIIPYHRGGKRLHIGIQEFTEDLATRSQAIVDQFNSVRAKVLTVCQSRNADALEEAENAEEKEERTYGVMMMERLTGSAEGRIDHMLQDKTFEHPYLQAIGSHTNYWRDHDTALFILKHLYRDIPEDPNSSTSSGEGNSKSETASTGWSDQRQTAEEELPLTFSDRMMVRNFSRKAKKFMKKH is encoded by the exons ATGCGGGATTTGGAGGAGGAAACGAGTCCTGATTTGCTGAAGAACACGCCCTCCAATATTGCAAGATTGGAGGATGTGATTGAGAATTCGAAAGGAAGGCAGAAGTATTTGGCTCAGACTCGGAGTCCCTCTGATGGCGGTGATGTGCGGTGGTACTTTTGTAAAGTCCCTTTGCTTCCCAATG AGCCAGCTGCTTCACTCCCACGAACTGAGATAGTGGGAAAGAATGAGTACTTTCGTTTTGGCATGAGAGATTCTCTTGCTATAGAGGCATCTTTCTTGCAG AGAGAGGAAGAATTGCTCTCTAGTTGGTGGAAAGAGTATGCAGAATGTAGTGAAGGTCCTAAGGAGCAACCTAGTTCTAGTATGAAGTTGGAAAAGCAACCAAGTCTTACTTCCTCAGAAATTACTCTATCAGCCCAGctatatgaagaagaagaaagggttGGAGTTCCTGTAAAGGGAGGACTTTATGAG GTAGATTTGGCTAAGAGACATTGTTTCCCTGTTTATTGGAATGGAGACAATCGTCGTGTTCTTAGAGGTCATTGGTTTGCTCGTAAAGGGGGCCTTGATTGGCTTCCACTTCGTGAAGATGTTGCTGAACAGTTAGAGATTGCTTACTGTAGTAAG GTTTGGCGCCGGAGAAGATTTCAACCTTCTGGACTATTTGCTGCTCGAGTTGATTTGCAAGGCTCTACCCCA GGACTTCATGCACTTTTTACTGGTGAGGATGATACCTGGGAGTCTTGGCTCAATGTTGATGCTTCTGGTTTTTCTGGCATCATTAGTTTCAGTGGAAATGGAATTAAGTTAAGGCGTGGTTATTCCCATTCCCAGGCCAAAAAACCAAGCCAG GAGGAATTGCGTCAACAGAAAGAAGAGGAAATAGATGATTATTGTTCTCAG GTTCCAGTTAAGCACCTTGTCTTTATGGTACATGGTATTGGACAAAGGTTGGAGAAATCTAATTTGGTCGATGATGTTGGCAACTTTCGCCACATTACAGCAAGTCTTGCTGAACAACACCTTACTCCACATCAACGAGGCACTCAGAGAGTTCTTTTTATCCCATGCCAG TGGAGAAAAGGTTTGAAGCTCAGTGGTGAAACAACAGTTGAAAAGATTACTTTGGATGGTGTGCGGGGTTTGCGTGTCACGCTTAGTGCAACAGTTCATGATGTTTTATACTACATGAGCCCTATCTATTGTCAGGATATTATCAACTCG gtttcaaatcaattaaatcgGTTATATCTGAAATTTCTTAAACGAAATCCTGGTTATGATGGAAAG GTTTCCATATATGGCCATTCCTTGGGAAGTGTCCTCTCGTATGACATCCTCTGCCATCAAGATAATCTATCATCCCCGTTTCCAATGGATTGGATGTACAAGGAACACAAAGATGCCATCGAGGAATCTTCACATGCAATGAACAATCAAACTTCTATTGGTGACTCTTTGACCAATTTGAAGGGTACAAGCTCCGCTGAGATGATTGAAACTGTGGATAAGGTAGGGTCTGCTGATGAGGACAGGATGAGTGTGCAATCAACTCTACTGGAACATGAGGAAGCACCTGGTGAAGATTTTTCCGCCCCTGTGGATACTGTCATGTTGGGTACAGCAAAAGCTATGGAGCAAACAGCTAAAGAAGATGTTCATGAATTTATTCAAAGTTCTAGTGACATAGTTTCTTCAGATAATGGTGGCTTCAATGAAGCTAACCACATGAATGGTGCTGGCTTGGATGGCTTTCTGGAGAAAGCGGCTGAGGAAGGGAGCAAAGATACTTGTGATAATGACAACAACACAATTGATCTTCTGGAGAAAGAG aTTGATTGTCTGAAAGCCAAAATTGCAGAATTGGAATCACGGAATCAAG ATACCAAGGAGGTACTTCTAATTGAGCCAAAGCAACCCATATCTGAGAAGCTTAAAACTGTGCCAGATGATGAGCCAAAGAATTATACCCCTTATATAAAGTACAAAAAGCTTGAATTCAAG GTTGACACATTTTTTGCTGTTGGATCACCTCTTGGTGTCTTTCTTTGCCTCCGTAATATCCGTATTGGAATTG GAAAAGGACAAGATTATTGGGATGAAGAAAATATAAGCGAAGAGATGCCAGCATGTCGTCAGATGTTCAACATTTTTCACCCATACGATCCTGTAGCATATAG AGTAGAACCACTTGTTTGTAAAGAATTCTTCCCCTTACGCCCAGTTATTATCCCTTACCATAGAGGTGGAAAGAGACTGCATATTGGAATTCAG GAATTTACAGAAGATTTAGCTACTCGATCTCAGGCAATAGTGGATCAGTTCAACTCTGTAAGG GCTAAAGTACTTACAGTTTGTCAATCCAGAAATGCAGATGCCCTTGAAG AGGCTGAAAATGccgaagagaaagaagaaaggacCTATGGTGTTATGATGATGGAGAGGTTAACTGGAAGTGCTGAAGGACGGATAGATCACATGCTTCAG GATAAAACCTTTGAACACCCTTATTTACAAGCTATTGGATCCCATAC
- the LOC123228819 gene encoding phospholipase SGR2 isoform X3, producing the protein MRDLEEETSPDLLKNTPSNIARLEDVIENSKGRQKYLAQTRSPSDGGDVRWYFCKVPLLPNEPAASLPRTEIVGKNEYFRFGMRDSLAIEASFLQREEELLSSWWKEYAECSEGPKEQPSSSMKLEKQPSLTSSEITLSAQLYEEEERVGVPVKGGLYEVDLAKRHCFPVYWNGDNRRVLRGHWFARKGGLDWLPLREDVAEQLEIAYCSKVWRRRRFQPSGLFAARVDLQGSTPGLHALFTGEDDTWESWLNVDASGFSGIISFSGNGIKLRRGYSHSQAKKPSQEELRQQKEEEIDDYCSQVPVKHLVFMVHGIGQRLEKSNLVDDVGNFRHITASLAEQHLTPHQRGTQRVLFIPCQWRKGLKLSGETTVEKITLDGVRGLRVTLSATVHDVLYYMSPIYCQDIINSVSNQLNRLYLKFLKRNPGYDGKVSIYGHSLGSVLSYDILCHQDNLSSPFPMDWMYKEHKDAIEESSHAMNNQTSIGDSLTNLKGTSSAEMIETVDKVGSADEDRMSVQSTLLEHEEAPGEDFSAPVDTVMLGTAKAMEQTAKEDVHEFIQSSSDIVSSDNGGFNEANHMNGAGLDGFLEKAAEEGSKDTCDNDNNTIDLLEKEIDCLKAKIAELESRNQGRDTKEVLLIEPKQPISEKLKTVPDDEPKNYTPYIKYKKLEFKVDTFFAVGSPLGVFLCLRNIRIGIGKGQDYWDEENISEEMPACRQMFNIFHPYDPVAYRVEPLVCKEFFPLRPVIIPYHRGGKRLHIGIQEFTEDLATRSQAIVDQFNSVRAKVLTVCQSRNADALEEAENAEEKEERTYGVMMMERLTGSAEGRIDHMLQDKTFEHPYLQAIGSHTRRQLKE; encoded by the exons ATGCGGGATTTGGAGGAGGAAACGAGTCCTGATTTGCTGAAGAACACGCCCTCCAATATTGCAAGATTGGAGGATGTGATTGAGAATTCGAAAGGAAGGCAGAAGTATTTGGCTCAGACTCGGAGTCCCTCTGATGGCGGTGATGTGCGGTGGTACTTTTGTAAAGTCCCTTTGCTTCCCAATG AGCCAGCTGCTTCACTCCCACGAACTGAGATAGTGGGAAAGAATGAGTACTTTCGTTTTGGCATGAGAGATTCTCTTGCTATAGAGGCATCTTTCTTGCAG AGAGAGGAAGAATTGCTCTCTAGTTGGTGGAAAGAGTATGCAGAATGTAGTGAAGGTCCTAAGGAGCAACCTAGTTCTAGTATGAAGTTGGAAAAGCAACCAAGTCTTACTTCCTCAGAAATTACTCTATCAGCCCAGctatatgaagaagaagaaagggttGGAGTTCCTGTAAAGGGAGGACTTTATGAG GTAGATTTGGCTAAGAGACATTGTTTCCCTGTTTATTGGAATGGAGACAATCGTCGTGTTCTTAGAGGTCATTGGTTTGCTCGTAAAGGGGGCCTTGATTGGCTTCCACTTCGTGAAGATGTTGCTGAACAGTTAGAGATTGCTTACTGTAGTAAG GTTTGGCGCCGGAGAAGATTTCAACCTTCTGGACTATTTGCTGCTCGAGTTGATTTGCAAGGCTCTACCCCA GGACTTCATGCACTTTTTACTGGTGAGGATGATACCTGGGAGTCTTGGCTCAATGTTGATGCTTCTGGTTTTTCTGGCATCATTAGTTTCAGTGGAAATGGAATTAAGTTAAGGCGTGGTTATTCCCATTCCCAGGCCAAAAAACCAAGCCAG GAGGAATTGCGTCAACAGAAAGAAGAGGAAATAGATGATTATTGTTCTCAG GTTCCAGTTAAGCACCTTGTCTTTATGGTACATGGTATTGGACAAAGGTTGGAGAAATCTAATTTGGTCGATGATGTTGGCAACTTTCGCCACATTACAGCAAGTCTTGCTGAACAACACCTTACTCCACATCAACGAGGCACTCAGAGAGTTCTTTTTATCCCATGCCAG TGGAGAAAAGGTTTGAAGCTCAGTGGTGAAACAACAGTTGAAAAGATTACTTTGGATGGTGTGCGGGGTTTGCGTGTCACGCTTAGTGCAACAGTTCATGATGTTTTATACTACATGAGCCCTATCTATTGTCAGGATATTATCAACTCG gtttcaaatcaattaaatcgGTTATATCTGAAATTTCTTAAACGAAATCCTGGTTATGATGGAAAG GTTTCCATATATGGCCATTCCTTGGGAAGTGTCCTCTCGTATGACATCCTCTGCCATCAAGATAATCTATCATCCCCGTTTCCAATGGATTGGATGTACAAGGAACACAAAGATGCCATCGAGGAATCTTCACATGCAATGAACAATCAAACTTCTATTGGTGACTCTTTGACCAATTTGAAGGGTACAAGCTCCGCTGAGATGATTGAAACTGTGGATAAGGTAGGGTCTGCTGATGAGGACAGGATGAGTGTGCAATCAACTCTACTGGAACATGAGGAAGCACCTGGTGAAGATTTTTCCGCCCCTGTGGATACTGTCATGTTGGGTACAGCAAAAGCTATGGAGCAAACAGCTAAAGAAGATGTTCATGAATTTATTCAAAGTTCTAGTGACATAGTTTCTTCAGATAATGGTGGCTTCAATGAAGCTAACCACATGAATGGTGCTGGCTTGGATGGCTTTCTGGAGAAAGCGGCTGAGGAAGGGAGCAAAGATACTTGTGATAATGACAACAACACAATTGATCTTCTGGAGAAAGAG aTTGATTGTCTGAAAGCCAAAATTGCAGAATTGGAATCACGGAATCAAGGTAGAG ATACCAAGGAGGTACTTCTAATTGAGCCAAAGCAACCCATATCTGAGAAGCTTAAAACTGTGCCAGATGATGAGCCAAAGAATTATACCCCTTATATAAAGTACAAAAAGCTTGAATTCAAG GTTGACACATTTTTTGCTGTTGGATCACCTCTTGGTGTCTTTCTTTGCCTCCGTAATATCCGTATTGGAATTG GAAAAGGACAAGATTATTGGGATGAAGAAAATATAAGCGAAGAGATGCCAGCATGTCGTCAGATGTTCAACATTTTTCACCCATACGATCCTGTAGCATATAG AGTAGAACCACTTGTTTGTAAAGAATTCTTCCCCTTACGCCCAGTTATTATCCCTTACCATAGAGGTGGAAAGAGACTGCATATTGGAATTCAG GAATTTACAGAAGATTTAGCTACTCGATCTCAGGCAATAGTGGATCAGTTCAACTCTGTAAGG GCTAAAGTACTTACAGTTTGTCAATCCAGAAATGCAGATGCCCTTGAAG AGGCTGAAAATGccgaagagaaagaagaaaggacCTATGGTGTTATGATGATGGAGAGGTTAACTGGAAGTGCTGAAGGACGGATAGATCACATGCTTCAG GATAAAACCTTTGAACACCCTTATTTACAAGCTATTGGATCCCATAC